From the genome of Pyxidicoccus trucidator, one region includes:
- a CDS encoding glycoside hydrolase family 16 protein — MTSIRLLPWLAALGTLACDPAASKQTKPDAPPTSTPQPSTDWALVWQDEFDGPAGTPPSPERWKHDVGGGGWGNEQLEFDTARPENASLDGAGHLVITARKERYEERDYTSARINTQGRFEPTYGRIEARLQLPVGRGIWPAFWMLGADVGSLGWPDCGEIDIMEYRGQLPSIVRGSLHGPGYSGGDNLGAEHVAAGVKLNEDFHVYAIEWEPERIRWFLDGTMFFEATPARLPAGKKWVFDHPHFIILNVAVGGNFVGPVDRSTVFPQQMKVDYVRVYARPE, encoded by the coding sequence ATGACCTCCATCCGTCTCCTCCCATGGCTCGCGGCCCTGGGAACCCTCGCTTGTGACCCCGCGGCTTCGAAGCAGACGAAGCCGGATGCGCCTCCCACCTCCACCCCGCAGCCGAGTACCGACTGGGCGCTGGTGTGGCAGGACGAGTTCGATGGGCCGGCGGGAACCCCGCCCTCCCCGGAGCGGTGGAAGCACGACGTGGGTGGAGGCGGCTGGGGCAACGAGCAGCTGGAGTTCGACACCGCGAGGCCGGAGAACGCCTCGCTGGACGGCGCGGGCCACCTGGTCATCACCGCGCGCAAGGAGCGGTACGAGGAGAGGGACTACACGTCCGCCCGCATCAACACGCAGGGGCGCTTCGAGCCGACCTATGGCCGCATCGAGGCGCGCCTCCAGCTGCCGGTGGGGCGTGGCATCTGGCCGGCGTTCTGGATGCTGGGCGCGGACGTCGGCTCGCTGGGTTGGCCCGACTGCGGCGAAATCGACATCATGGAGTACCGGGGCCAGCTGCCGAGCATCGTCCGCGGCTCGCTCCATGGCCCGGGCTACTCGGGGGGCGACAACCTGGGCGCCGAGCACGTCGCCGCGGGCGTGAAGCTCAACGAGGACTTCCACGTCTACGCCATCGAGTGGGAGCCGGAGCGCATCCGCTGGTTCCTGGACGGGACGATGTTCTTCGAGGCGACGCCCGCGAGGCTGCCCGCCGGGAAGAAGTGGGTCTTCGACCATCCGCACTTCATCATCCTCAACGTCGCGGTGGGCGGGAACTTCGTGGGGCCGGTGGACCGCTCCACCGTGTTCCCCCAGCAGATGAAGGTGGACTACGTCCGCGTCTACGCGAGGCCCGAATGA
- a CDS encoding ROK family transcriptional regulator: MRVGTAATTTVDAAGMRAQNSSLLLNMIWRERQISRAEIARRTELSPSTVSAIVADLEHSGLVRSIGAGVSRGGRRPTLIGFCDDAFSIVGVELGATHVTVVLSDLRGRVRVQRHAPQAVRDDPKGTLQKVRELVQECLDAERVPRRSVVGMGVAVPSPVHPSAPGKLSPLIVPAWRDYDVQESLKAAFAMPVFVDNDANLGALSECYWGAGVGGEDLTYIKLATGIGSGFIINGDVYRGSGGTAGEIGHIAVDPAGPQCVCGLRGCLVTLIGGVALLERARELMAPRSRRPLTVKELVEGARAGESAARQVIDSMGHYLGIAVAGLLNLLNPAIVVLGGEISAVGDLLLDPLRASVRKRALSTSMAETRIVTSALGDRAIAVGAATLVLQAALRNRSLFPIQQHVGKTA; encoded by the coding sequence ATGAGAGTGGGAACGGCGGCAACGACGACGGTCGACGCGGCGGGCATGCGCGCACAGAACAGCAGCCTGCTGCTGAACATGATCTGGCGCGAGCGCCAGATTTCCCGGGCGGAGATTGCCCGGCGGACGGAGCTGAGCCCGTCGACCGTGTCGGCCATTGTCGCGGACCTGGAGCACTCCGGGCTGGTGCGCAGCATTGGAGCCGGGGTGTCCCGTGGCGGGCGCCGGCCCACCCTCATCGGGTTCTGTGACGACGCGTTCAGCATCGTCGGCGTGGAGTTGGGCGCCACGCACGTCACGGTCGTCCTGTCGGACCTGCGCGGCCGGGTGCGCGTGCAGCGCCATGCCCCGCAGGCGGTGCGCGACGACCCGAAGGGCACGCTCCAGAAGGTGCGCGAGCTGGTGCAGGAGTGCCTGGACGCCGAGCGCGTTCCCCGCCGCTCGGTGGTGGGCATGGGCGTGGCCGTGCCGAGCCCCGTCCACCCGTCCGCGCCGGGCAAGCTGTCGCCGCTCATCGTCCCCGCGTGGCGCGACTATGACGTGCAGGAGTCGCTCAAGGCCGCCTTCGCGATGCCGGTGTTCGTGGACAACGACGCGAACCTGGGCGCGCTGTCGGAGTGCTACTGGGGCGCGGGCGTCGGCGGCGAGGACCTGACGTACATCAAGCTGGCCACCGGTATCGGCTCCGGCTTCATCATCAATGGCGACGTCTACCGTGGCTCGGGCGGCACCGCGGGTGAGATTGGCCACATCGCGGTGGACCCCGCCGGGCCGCAGTGTGTCTGCGGGCTTCGCGGCTGCCTCGTCACCCTCATCGGCGGCGTGGCGCTGCTGGAGCGCGCGCGGGAGCTGATGGCCCCCCGGAGCCGCCGCCCCCTCACGGTGAAGGAATTGGTGGAGGGCGCGCGCGCGGGCGAGTCGGCCGCGCGCCAGGTCATCGACAGCATGGGCCACTACCTGGGCATCGCGGTGGCGGGCCTGCTCAACCTGCTCAACCCCGCCATCGTCGTGCTCGGCGGGGAGATTTCCGCGGTGGGTGATTTGCTGCTGGACCCGCTCCGCGCCTCGGTGCGCAAGCGGGCGCTGTCCACCTCCATGGCGGAGACGCGCATCGTCACCTCCGCGCTGGGGGACCGGGCCATCGCGGTTGGCGCGGCCACCCTCGTGCTCCAGGCGGCGCTGCGCAACCGCTCCCTCTTTCCAATCCAACAACATGTCGGGAAGACCGCATGA
- a CDS encoding peptidoglycan-binding protein, with translation MRVDGPSVSTQSHSSQESGSVQRSEAPEPNVIREEEGTQSTGHDDVSSFEEESSSSAPRLRPPPPPPPPEPPPEEPRPVPRKDLKRGDTGEEVEALQESLVELGYLTEEQVATGPGTFGPQTEAALEKFQRDSGVSANGQYEASTREALSQARTRSAQAGGKPGPAMTAEQAFITQFTSEYNPYGPRGSTNCGPASLAMSLAYTGHMPQGLTKEQQVDHARALMSPRRESEFTYVKASDGTRVPLLNRDRELTGGTMVADGIKSAGLESRYGQGWETLDKQLAAGNPVIANGYTNAAWRSQFPERMGSGDVGHLNAILGKTADGKYLVADPLHTGGPVAMTRQQLSTFFSPTGGQPSFNALQGASRGSGAAAAGASAGAAAGAGLPKGKDADVLALLKQAASKLPVPELGTTTASAGTKAPATTQAASATPAERAAQDAKALEKTLQHSLQDGAKQFEQLVASNPDPAYQEALVAAAQPSLEKMGEYFHGVSPESNRKLHPPKGQKPVDVNNPKELDALSKQENALKYETYYSLARATEALKDPAASKVGEFFTEKMPRGFTQGINGSTLLGAVKKCIEGGVGSRLAFAMERAKTVDYASHRGIPSPNAQDLKALHETTWKAIDTIRADFTAAAEKAERHQRRLTELLSGPAAVLSPEQQQAAINTFMTPDRKKDLAEFERLSKLLAPAAPDGVPPDETDPRVKELALALPRLAETQSGAEYLAAQLEASGEGKSAFLTVVGGFKDLKDLDEKLAVGLARAAGMGAIIAANNRNLALAGKIYEGLAKHAELFGMTPDDMRSYTSVLQTLKPNMPYEQYKTRAESLNTLLKKDKSGGLLGDPETGTGQALRGLGVAVSTAAFFGDLGDWSQADMAARLKIVGDGLSAGADGSSLLMDAVVKGASNSKFLGKLSAAGAIIGAVGDAIQGFQALKDERYAKAGSSFAQAAGGTILAASAFVGVIPGLQVAGALLFVGGIGLKYLDEALERGNRVDLLANSGMDRQLAESLVHSGPEFLAEKLGKGLGMSPQDIQKFIGEHRELAGHKGYIDTLAQAASEFGMTGPNFQEFVERLSRANNNGSEDMYALGDRLNGLFFGQLPSMAEDGSFPTQSQRFRKWVETSYPDLAAWVDERHRKAAA, from the coding sequence ATGCGCGTCGACGGTCCTTCTGTTTCCACCCAGAGCCATTCCTCCCAGGAGTCGGGGAGCGTCCAGCGGAGCGAGGCCCCCGAGCCCAACGTCATCCGCGAGGAGGAGGGAACCCAGAGCACGGGACATGATGACGTCTCGTCCTTCGAAGAGGAGTCGTCATCCTCGGCGCCCAGGCTGCGGCCGCCGCCCCCGCCACCTCCTCCCGAGCCGCCGCCCGAGGAGCCCCGGCCCGTTCCGAGGAAGGACCTGAAGCGCGGCGACACGGGCGAGGAGGTGGAGGCGCTCCAGGAGTCCCTGGTGGAGCTGGGCTACCTCACGGAGGAGCAGGTGGCCACGGGCCCCGGCACGTTCGGCCCGCAGACGGAGGCCGCGCTGGAGAAGTTCCAGCGGGACAGCGGCGTGTCCGCCAACGGCCAGTACGAGGCCAGCACCCGCGAGGCCCTGTCCCAGGCGCGCACCCGCTCGGCGCAGGCGGGCGGGAAGCCGGGCCCGGCCATGACGGCGGAGCAGGCGTTCATCACCCAGTTCACCTCCGAGTACAACCCGTACGGTCCTCGCGGCAGCACCAACTGCGGTCCCGCCAGCCTCGCCATGTCCCTGGCGTACACCGGGCACATGCCGCAGGGGCTGACGAAGGAGCAGCAGGTGGACCACGCCCGCGCGCTGATGAGCCCGCGCCGCGAGTCGGAGTTCACCTATGTGAAGGCGTCGGACGGCACGCGCGTGCCGCTCTTGAACCGCGACCGCGAGCTGACCGGCGGCACCATGGTGGCGGACGGCATCAAGAGCGCGGGCCTCGAGTCACGCTACGGGCAGGGCTGGGAGACGCTCGACAAGCAGCTCGCCGCGGGCAACCCCGTCATCGCCAACGGCTACACCAACGCCGCCTGGCGCTCGCAGTTCCCCGAGCGAATGGGCAGCGGGGACGTGGGCCACCTCAACGCCATCCTCGGCAAGACGGCGGACGGGAAGTACCTGGTGGCGGACCCGCTGCACACCGGCGGCCCGGTGGCGATGACGCGCCAGCAGCTCAGCACCTTCTTCTCGCCCACCGGAGGCCAGCCCTCCTTCAATGCCCTGCAGGGCGCGTCGCGTGGGAGTGGTGCCGCCGCCGCGGGGGCGAGCGCGGGTGCAGCTGCCGGCGCGGGGCTTCCCAAGGGGAAGGACGCGGACGTGCTGGCGCTGCTGAAGCAGGCCGCCAGCAAGCTCCCCGTGCCCGAGCTGGGCACCACCACCGCCAGCGCCGGGACGAAGGCGCCCGCCACCACGCAGGCCGCGAGCGCGACTCCCGCCGAGCGGGCCGCGCAGGACGCCAAGGCGCTGGAGAAGACGCTCCAGCACAGCCTGCAGGACGGCGCGAAGCAGTTCGAGCAGCTCGTCGCGAGCAACCCGGACCCGGCCTACCAGGAGGCGCTCGTCGCCGCCGCGCAGCCCTCGCTGGAGAAGATGGGCGAGTACTTCCATGGCGTGTCGCCGGAGTCGAACCGCAAGCTCCATCCGCCAAAGGGCCAGAAGCCGGTCGACGTCAACAACCCCAAGGAGCTCGACGCGCTGTCGAAGCAGGAGAACGCGCTCAAGTATGAGACGTACTACAGCCTGGCGCGCGCGACGGAGGCGCTGAAGGACCCCGCCGCCAGCAAGGTGGGCGAGTTCTTCACCGAGAAGATGCCGCGGGGCTTCACCCAGGGCATCAACGGCAGCACGTTGCTCGGCGCGGTGAAGAAGTGCATCGAGGGTGGCGTGGGCTCGCGGCTCGCCTTCGCCATGGAGCGCGCCAAGACGGTGGACTACGCGTCCCATCGCGGCATCCCCTCGCCGAATGCGCAGGACCTCAAGGCCCTGCATGAGACGACGTGGAAGGCCATCGACACGATTCGCGCCGACTTCACCGCCGCCGCGGAGAAGGCGGAGCGGCACCAGCGGCGGCTCACCGAGCTGCTCAGCGGCCCCGCCGCCGTGCTCTCGCCCGAGCAGCAGCAGGCCGCCATCAACACCTTCATGACGCCCGACCGGAAGAAGGACCTGGCGGAGTTCGAGCGGCTCAGCAAGCTGCTCGCCCCGGCCGCGCCGGATGGGGTTCCGCCCGATGAGACGGACCCGCGCGTGAAGGAGCTCGCCCTCGCGCTGCCGCGGCTGGCCGAGACACAGTCGGGCGCCGAGTACCTCGCCGCGCAGCTCGAGGCCAGCGGAGAGGGCAAGTCCGCCTTCCTCACCGTGGTGGGCGGGTTCAAGGACCTCAAGGACCTCGACGAGAAGCTCGCCGTCGGGCTCGCCCGGGCCGCGGGCATGGGCGCCATCATCGCGGCCAACAACAGGAACCTGGCGCTGGCCGGGAAGATCTACGAGGGGCTGGCGAAGCACGCCGAGCTGTTCGGGATGACCCCGGACGACATGCGCTCGTACACCTCCGTGCTGCAGACGCTGAAGCCCAACATGCCGTACGAGCAGTACAAGACGCGCGCGGAGTCGCTGAACACGCTGCTGAAGAAGGACAAATCCGGCGGGCTGCTGGGCGACCCGGAGACAGGCACGGGGCAGGCGCTCCGCGGCCTGGGCGTCGCCGTCTCGACCGCCGCGTTCTTCGGCGACTTGGGCGACTGGTCCCAGGCGGACATGGCCGCGCGGCTGAAGATTGTCGGCGACGGCCTCAGTGCGGGCGCGGACGGCTCGAGCCTCCTCATGGACGCGGTCGTCAAGGGCGCCTCGAACAGCAAGTTCCTGGGGAAGCTGTCCGCCGCGGGCGCCATCATCGGCGCGGTGGGCGACGCCATCCAGGGCTTCCAGGCGCTCAAGGACGAGCGGTACGCCAAGGCCGGCAGCTCCTTCGCCCAGGCGGCGGGTGGCACCATCCTGGCGGCGTCGGCCTTCGTGGGCGTGATTCCCGGCCTCCAGGTCGCGGGCGCCCTGCTCTTCGTGGGCGGCATCGGCCTGAAGTACCTGGACGAGGCGCTCGAGCGCGGCAACCGGGTGGACCTGCTCGCCAACAGCGGCATGGACCGGCAGCTCGCCGAGAGCCTCGTCCACTCCGGGCCCGAGTTCCTCGCCGAGAAGCTGGGCAAGGGCCTCGGCATGTCGCCCCAGGACATCCAGAAGTTCATCGGCGAACACCGGGAGCTCGCGGGCCACAAGGGCTACATCGACACGCTGGCCCAGGCCGCCTCCGAGTTCGGGATGACAGGGCCCAACTTCCAGGAGTTCGTCGAGCGGCTGTCCCGCGCCAACAACAACGGCTCGGAGGACATGTACGCGCTGGGCGACCGGCTCAACGGGCTGTTCTTCGGCCAGCTCCCGTCGATGGCCGAAGACGGCAGCTTCCCCACCCAGTCGCAGCGCTTCCGCAAGTGGGTGGAGACCAGCTACCCGGACCTCGCCGCGTGGGTGGACGAGCGGCACCGGAAGGCCGCGGCCTGA
- a CDS encoding TonB-dependent receptor plug domain-containing protein: MSVRRWWPVGSVALSLLLSGSPALAQQTSPDAWETEQPAQSPEAEPAPSEDDAAASTEEPEVHSQVASFAVTRLQESPAVVTAMNADEIRASGARDLMDLLLQIPGFFFGVDVQGSVGPGFRGLWGYEGKVLLVIDGKEMNEQLYSTMQLGHEFPIELVERIEVVRGPGSVIYGGNAELAVINVITRGIQGSTDLLVAGTYGELETVNGRRSVTLSGRKVFESAPGLSVFGSASLGQGQRSDAVFRDFFGNSARMGGQSKLDPTTVQAGVGYKDLQLSVLYQRNTTSTIIAFDEVLSAPAPTQFETFHAELSDRFRPSERLELVSRFNLTLSEPFRDSDRESAFYYEKQVRRLRGRALARWAALDFLQLTGGVDVMSDQGKLNGPADVGLQTAFGEEGAESVSYLNLAGFMEAYLDNPIATVVAGARYENHSAFGSSFVPRLVLLRAFGPFSAKALFSRAFRAPGIENISLGADVRPERTTVFELEGTLRFGDGHTVSANAFDMGVTDPIIYSYDATTNTEAYRNLGRLGSRGVELDYHLRAGWGRLALNYSFYAPAGRNDVEDYQVPGHSNAFTAMPTHKASLTSNVKVLPWLTVSPTAVLVGKRYAVDAPDDAGDSAVEELPTQLLLNLFVSAENVGTQGLELGAGIYNLMGTHFRIAQPYNGGHAPLPVFSREFLVRISYLLDPASDS; the protein is encoded by the coding sequence ATGAGCGTCCGCCGCTGGTGGCCCGTCGGTTCCGTGGCCCTGTCCCTCCTCTTGTCCGGCAGCCCCGCGCTCGCGCAGCAGACGTCTCCTGACGCCTGGGAGACGGAGCAGCCCGCGCAGTCCCCGGAGGCGGAGCCCGCTCCTTCCGAGGACGACGCCGCGGCCTCCACCGAGGAGCCGGAGGTCCACAGTCAGGTGGCGTCCTTCGCCGTCACCCGCTTGCAGGAGTCCCCCGCCGTCGTCACCGCGATGAACGCGGACGAGATTCGCGCCTCGGGCGCCCGCGACTTGATGGACCTGCTGCTCCAGATTCCGGGCTTCTTCTTCGGCGTGGACGTGCAGGGCTCGGTGGGTCCGGGCTTCCGGGGCCTGTGGGGCTACGAGGGCAAGGTGCTCCTCGTCATCGACGGCAAGGAGATGAACGAGCAGCTCTACTCGACGATGCAGCTCGGGCACGAGTTCCCCATCGAGCTGGTGGAGCGCATCGAAGTGGTGCGCGGCCCGGGCTCGGTCATCTACGGCGGCAACGCGGAGCTGGCCGTCATCAACGTCATCACCCGCGGCATCCAGGGCAGCACGGACCTGCTGGTGGCGGGCACCTACGGCGAGCTGGAGACTGTCAACGGACGGCGCAGCGTGACGCTCTCCGGGCGCAAGGTCTTCGAGTCCGCGCCGGGCCTGAGCGTCTTCGGCTCCGCCTCGCTGGGCCAGGGCCAGCGCAGCGATGCCGTGTTCCGCGACTTCTTCGGCAACTCGGCGCGCATGGGCGGGCAGAGCAAGCTGGACCCGACGACGGTGCAGGCGGGCGTGGGCTACAAGGATTTGCAGCTGAGCGTGCTGTACCAGCGCAACACCACCTCCACCATCATCGCCTTCGACGAGGTGCTCTCCGCCCCCGCGCCCACCCAGTTCGAGACCTTCCACGCCGAGCTGAGCGACCGCTTCCGCCCCAGCGAGCGGCTGGAGCTCGTCTCGCGCTTCAACCTCACCCTGTCCGAGCCGTTCCGCGACTCGGACCGCGAGTCGGCCTTCTATTACGAGAAGCAGGTGCGGCGGCTGCGCGGGCGCGCCCTGGCCCGCTGGGCGGCGCTGGACTTCCTCCAGCTCACCGGCGGCGTGGACGTGATGTCCGACCAGGGGAAGCTCAACGGCCCCGCCGACGTCGGCCTGCAGACGGCCTTCGGTGAAGAGGGCGCCGAGAGCGTCTCGTACCTGAACCTCGCCGGCTTCATGGAGGCGTACCTCGACAACCCCATCGCCACCGTCGTGGCCGGCGCGCGCTATGAGAACCACAGCGCCTTCGGCAGCTCCTTCGTGCCCCGGCTGGTGCTGCTGCGCGCCTTCGGACCGTTCAGCGCCAAGGCCCTCTTCAGCCGCGCGTTCCGCGCGCCCGGCATCGAGAACATCAGCCTGGGCGCCGACGTCCGGCCCGAGCGCACCACCGTGTTCGAGCTGGAGGGCACGCTGCGGTTCGGCGACGGCCACACCGTGAGCGCGAACGCCTTCGACATGGGCGTGACGGACCCCATCATCTATTCCTACGACGCCACCACGAACACGGAGGCGTACCGGAACCTCGGCCGCCTGGGCAGCCGCGGCGTGGAGCTGGACTACCACCTGCGGGCGGGCTGGGGCCGGCTCGCGCTCAACTACTCCTTCTACGCGCCGGCCGGCCGCAATGACGTGGAGGACTACCAGGTGCCCGGCCACTCCAACGCCTTCACCGCCATGCCCACGCACAAGGCGTCGCTCACGAGCAACGTGAAGGTGCTGCCGTGGCTCACCGTCAGCCCCACCGCCGTGCTCGTGGGCAAGCGCTACGCGGTGGACGCGCCGGACGACGCGGGGGACTCGGCGGTGGAGGAGCTGCCCACGCAGCTGCTGCTCAACCTCTTCGTCAGCGCGGAGAACGTGGGCACGCAGGGGCTGGAGCTGGGCGCCGGCATCTACAACCTCATGGGCACCCACTTCCGCATCGCCCAGCCGTACAACGGCGGCCACGCACCGCTTCCCGTGTTCTCCCGAGAGTTCCTGGTTCGCATCAGCTACCTGCTGGACCCGGCGAGCGATTCGTAA
- a CDS encoding PEGA domain-containing protein — translation MKQSTWIAVILLGTVTANAVVYGVLRGRRAESPTAPPAVTDAPRPPPVAVASVTPAPPPPPQEDDASSGLARARRASGLAALEDRDYETAVAEFTEALRLRKDDKGDLVELLRIAADLRTREQDRTRERVRPTREAAALTRAQAKSRAIRTSSRAQPREEPAAAEEPRNGLLLVTSTPPGLMVLVDGKTVDLTPARVPLRAGTHRVSIAQGDRRLAEETVELGEDEVHSINRDLTAELTPTAPRSAPQPVVAAAPAPTSPASAAAPQPASTPAPTTVARTAVTGKGDLDVTSPALYGEVWINNRPYGFPPLKAQGLPAGPARVEVRVNGVVKRKMTVEVEPDRLTAVRVR, via the coding sequence ATGAAACAGTCGACCTGGATTGCCGTCATCCTGCTGGGCACCGTCACCGCGAACGCCGTGGTCTACGGCGTGCTGCGAGGCCGCCGCGCCGAGAGCCCCACCGCGCCGCCCGCCGTCACCGACGCGCCCCGCCCGCCGCCCGTGGCCGTGGCGTCCGTCACGCCCGCTCCGCCGCCGCCTCCTCAAGAGGACGATGCGAGCTCCGGCCTCGCGAGGGCCCGGCGGGCCTCGGGGCTGGCCGCGCTGGAGGACCGCGACTACGAGACGGCCGTGGCCGAGTTCACCGAGGCGCTGCGCCTGCGCAAGGACGACAAGGGCGACCTGGTGGAGTTGCTGCGCATCGCAGCGGACCTGCGGACCCGCGAGCAGGACCGGACGCGCGAGCGGGTCCGCCCCACGCGTGAGGCCGCGGCTCTGACGCGGGCCCAGGCGAAGTCGCGGGCCATCCGTACTTCGTCCCGCGCGCAGCCTCGCGAGGAGCCCGCGGCCGCCGAGGAGCCCCGGAATGGACTGCTGCTGGTGACGTCGACGCCTCCGGGGTTGATGGTGCTGGTGGATGGGAAGACGGTGGACCTCACGCCCGCGCGCGTGCCGCTGCGCGCGGGGACGCATCGCGTGTCGATTGCGCAGGGGGACCGGCGGCTGGCCGAGGAGACGGTGGAGCTGGGCGAGGACGAGGTCCACTCCATCAACCGGGATTTGACCGCCGAGCTGACGCCCACGGCTCCGCGCTCCGCGCCGCAGCCGGTGGTCGCAGCGGCGCCCGCGCCCACGAGTCCCGCCTCGGCCGCCGCGCCGCAGCCGGCTTCCACGCCCGCGCCCACCACCGTGGCCCGCACCGCCGTGACGGGGAAGGGAGACCTCGACGTCACGTCTCCGGCGCTCTACGGCGAGGTGTGGATCAACAACCGGCCCTATGGCTTCCCGCCCCTGAAGGCCCAGGGACTCCCGGCCGGACCGGCCCGCGTGGAGGTCCGCGTCAACGGCGTGGTGAAGCGGAAGATGACCGTTGAAGTCGAGCCGGACCGCCTCACCGCCGTCCGCGTCCGCTGA
- a CDS encoding serine/threonine-protein kinase, which translates to MGTGETYFGKYRILQQLASGGMAHLLLASIDGPDGFSKPCVIKRILPEYANLEAFSRMFADEAKVAALLTHPNIVQVFDFGKLEGQYYLAMEWIQGQSLDRVMRHAWKGAFPLGPRVAVDVGLAISDALAYAHGKTLPDGTPLRLVHRDVTPGNVLVSRDGIVKLADFGIVKSAVNLERTVAGVVKGKYPYMSPEQITNRELDHRSDLYSLGIVLYEASTGKRLFKRDTVEATIIAASQAHVPPPSSFAPDFPPGLERILLKLLEREPDARYQSARELHVELERFRASQHWTSGGRELAMLVTTLSPPDQAGQIPTALPAFASATGRTPSGAESVKPGPPVDEGTATLTPPASSSAATAAPLPTPAGFPWGIAVAAGVSALGSALFWYFAA; encoded by the coding sequence TTGGGCACAGGAGAGACGTATTTCGGCAAATACCGGATTCTTCAGCAGCTCGCCTCCGGTGGGATGGCGCACCTGCTGCTGGCGTCCATCGACGGGCCGGACGGGTTCTCCAAGCCGTGCGTCATCAAGCGCATCCTGCCGGAGTACGCGAACCTGGAGGCCTTCAGCCGGATGTTCGCCGACGAGGCGAAGGTCGCGGCGCTTTTGACGCACCCGAACATCGTCCAGGTCTTCGACTTCGGAAAGCTCGAGGGGCAGTACTACCTGGCCATGGAGTGGATCCAGGGCCAGTCGCTGGACCGGGTGATGCGCCATGCGTGGAAGGGCGCCTTCCCGCTGGGGCCCCGGGTGGCGGTGGATGTGGGACTGGCCATCTCCGATGCGCTCGCCTACGCGCACGGGAAGACGCTGCCGGACGGCACGCCGCTGCGGCTGGTGCACCGGGACGTCACGCCGGGCAACGTGCTGGTGTCGCGCGACGGCATCGTCAAGCTGGCCGACTTCGGAATCGTGAAGAGCGCCGTCAACCTGGAGCGCACCGTCGCCGGCGTGGTGAAGGGCAAGTACCCGTACATGTCGCCGGAGCAGATTACGAACCGGGAGCTGGACCACCGCTCGGACCTGTACTCGCTCGGCATCGTCCTCTACGAGGCCTCCACCGGGAAGCGCCTGTTCAAGCGCGACACCGTGGAGGCGACCATCATCGCCGCGTCGCAGGCGCACGTGCCGCCGCCGTCCAGCTTCGCCCCGGACTTCCCGCCCGGCCTGGAGCGCATCCTCCTGAAGCTGCTCGAGAGGGAGCCGGATGCGCGGTACCAGAGCGCGCGCGAGCTGCATGTGGAGCTGGAGCGGTTCCGCGCGTCGCAACACTGGACGTCGGGTGGCCGCGAGCTGGCCATGCTGGTGACGACGCTGTCGCCGCCGGACCAGGCGGGACAGATTCCCACGGCCCTGCCCGCCTTCGCCTCGGCCACCGGCCGCACGCCGAGCGGCGCCGAGAGTGTGAAGCCCGGCCCGCCTGTCGATGAGGGCACCGCGACGCTCACGCCCCCTGCGAGCTCCAGCGCCGCGACCGCGGCTCCACTCCCGACGCCGGCCGGGTTTCCGTGGGGAATCGCGGTGGCCGCGGGAGTCTCCGCGCTTGGCTCCGCGCTGTTCTGGTACTTCGCCGCCTGA
- a CDS encoding imm11 family protein produces MRYYDLHDDFRAPGRRELGDPFSLERKKKVDSVWQFTSGTPVRGLGKLRSTVQPPGRPLDFSLAGAGLTPVVHARVASIFRELAPDDVQLLPVEVEDCDEPYFILVATRLVRCIDDRKCAEAHRYTPEDGLPERVGHYRTVRGLRIDPEKTEGARVLRSWGWPVSLIVSEGIKQALEHAGVTGARFAEVTEPPPQKQRRNARRKTPRPT; encoded by the coding sequence GTGCGGTACTACGACCTGCACGACGACTTCCGTGCCCCCGGCCGGCGCGAGTTGGGGGACCCCTTCTCCCTGGAGCGGAAGAAGAAGGTGGACTCCGTCTGGCAGTTCACCTCCGGCACCCCGGTGCGGGGGCTGGGGAAGCTGCGCTCCACCGTCCAGCCTCCGGGCCGCCCGCTCGACTTCTCCCTCGCCGGCGCCGGGCTCACCCCCGTGGTCCACGCGCGGGTGGCGTCCATCTTCCGCGAGCTGGCGCCGGACGACGTGCAGCTGCTGCCCGTGGAGGTGGAGGACTGCGACGAGCCGTACTTCATCCTCGTCGCCACCCGGCTGGTGCGCTGCATCGACGACCGCAAGTGCGCGGAGGCCCACCGCTACACGCCCGAGGACGGGCTGCCCGAGCGTGTAGGCCACTACCGCACCGTGCGCGGCCTGCGCATCGACCCCGAGAAGACGGAGGGTGCCCGGGTGCTCCGCTCCTGGGGCTGGCCCGTCAGCCTCATCGTCTCCGAGGGAATCAAGCAGGCCCTGGAGCACGCGGGCGTCACCGGCGCGCGCTTCGCCGAGGTGACCGAGCCCCCGCCCCAGAAGCAGCGCCGCAATGCTCGGCGGAAGACACCTCGCCCTACCTGA